A genomic stretch from Desulfovibrio sp. includes:
- a CDS encoding sigma-54 interaction domain-containing protein has protein sequence MLDTILKGCTDLSQLLDFFRLIFDVNLIGVTIVREDGVIIYYNDAQARIDGLSPQDALGKQICDVYRFTPEDSPTMRALHTGSPIFDSVHLYRTRRGKLVNSSNSIYPLWNNGVLLGAICFIQRYPCIGLQSEGWAPEATDGMGNAPDCRKEQEKRHYTFESLIGESHALLEVASLAKKVSTKSSSVMLIGETGVGKEIFAQAIHYASPRQAKPYTAINCSAVPETLLEGILFGTVKGAFTGAVNRVGLFEATNGGTLYLDEVDSMPVSLQNKLLRVLQERMVRRVGEEHERPIDVRIISSVCKNPTALIEDGHLRQDFYYRLGVVKIMIPPLRFRMEDIHPLVQHFMRFHSGRLGVPQPLVTPEAMSVLYAHNWPGNVRELEHVIEASLVLVDPGDNLESWHLYNAVPEFASSSPPLSATTPWLAVQGAARETAPGSGRAAPLERPPSFAEPCASAPSTTRPQMTATVTTDTAREAGSSLPRQTMDIEETAIKKALATSAGNVAMAARLLGISPQLLHYKIKKYAISRQAFLPKQY, from the coding sequence ATGCTGGATACCATTTTGAAGGGGTGCACCGATCTTTCACAGCTTTTGGACTTTTTTCGCCTGATTTTTGACGTCAATTTGATTGGGGTTACCATTGTTCGGGAAGATGGTGTTATCATTTACTATAATGATGCCCAGGCACGAATTGACGGACTTTCGCCGCAGGACGCGCTCGGTAAGCAGATATGCGACGTTTATCGCTTCACGCCCGAGGACAGTCCTACCATGCGGGCGCTTCACACCGGCTCTCCGATTTTCGACAGTGTGCATTTGTATCGTACCCGACGCGGCAAACTGGTTAATTCTTCCAACAGTATTTATCCGCTGTGGAACAACGGCGTCCTTCTGGGGGCGATCTGCTTTATCCAGAGGTACCCCTGTATCGGCCTGCAGTCAGAAGGATGGGCCCCCGAGGCAACGGATGGGATGGGGAATGCCCCTGATTGCAGGAAGGAACAAGAAAAAAGGCATTATACATTTGAATCCCTGATCGGCGAAAGCCACGCGCTGCTGGAGGTCGCTTCGCTGGCAAAGAAGGTTTCCACCAAGTCTTCTTCTGTCATGCTGATAGGCGAAACCGGCGTGGGCAAGGAGATATTCGCCCAAGCCATACATTACGCAAGCCCACGCCAGGCAAAGCCCTACACGGCCATAAACTGTTCAGCCGTGCCGGAAACGCTGCTTGAGGGCATCCTTTTTGGCACCGTCAAGGGCGCGTTTACCGGCGCCGTGAACCGGGTTGGCCTGTTTGAAGCCACGAATGGAGGCACCCTGTATCTTGATGAAGTCGATTCAATGCCTGTGTCCTTACAGAACAAACTGCTCCGGGTTCTCCAGGAGCGCATGGTACGCCGGGTAGGTGAAGAGCATGAGCGCCCCATAGACGTGCGCATCATCAGTTCCGTCTGTAAAAATCCCACGGCTCTTATTGAAGATGGCCACTTGCGCCAGGATTTTTATTATCGGCTTGGCGTGGTCAAAATCATGATTCCTCCTCTTCGCTTCCGGATGGAAGATATTCACCCTTTGGTGCAGCATTTTATGCGGTTTCACAGCGGCAGGCTGGGGGTGCCCCAACCCCTGGTCACTCCAGAGGCCATGTCCGTACTCTACGCCCACAATTGGCCCGGAAATGTACGCGAACTGGAGCATGTCATAGAGGCCAGCCTGGTTCTGGTTGACCCTGGTGATAATCTTGAATCATGGCACCTTTATAATGCTGTGCCGGAGTTCGCCTCTTCATCGCCGCCACTGTCAGCCACAACGCCATGGCTGGCAGTCCAGGGCGCTGCCCGTGAAACGGCGCCCGGTTCCGGTCGCGCCGCGCCTTTAGAACGGCCGCCCTCGTTCGCGGAACCTTGCGCCTCCGCTCCTTCCACAACACGTCCTCAGATGACCGCAACCGTGACGACCGATACGGCGCGTGAAGCCGGTTCAAGCCTGCCGCGACAAACCATGGACATTGAAGAGACCGCCATCAAGAAAGCCCTTGCAACCTCGGCGGGCAATGTTGCCATGGCCGCTCGACTTTTGGGAATATCTCCGCAGCTTTTGCATTATAAAATCAAGAAATACGCAATCAGCAGGCAGGCCTTTCTGCCAAAACAGTATTAA
- a CDS encoding glycine/sarcosine/betaine reductase component B subunit: MKLELHKIAVKDAQWGDKTHADGGVLYVNKEEALAVVLQESQFVTAELDIARPGESVRIIPVKDVIEPRVKMDGNGYFPGYCAPMSRAGEGATLVLDGAAVVTCGPIVAFQEGMIDMSGPVAEYTPFSKTINIVMNVEPVEGIDPHEYEEALRKTGLRLSVYLAKECLGTKADSIEVYEKHSVVEESAKYPDLPKVLYICMSITQGLLHDTYVYASDLRPSLPTLLHPNEVLDGAVVSGNCVSACDKNTTYHHVHNPVVTELYARHGKEINFLGMVPAVESTILAGKQRAAMMNLTLSKELGANAVIITEEGYGNPDTDFCLNAKLHEDAGIVAIVISDEAAGIDGKSQSTADATPELVSFVSTGNVNEMLEVPSMQKVIGDARAIANLSGGAAESLRPDGSMYIELQAIIASTCEIGFSRNSCEWI, from the coding sequence ATGAAACTGGAACTGCACAAGATCGCCGTCAAAGACGCGCAATGGGGCGACAAGACCCATGCGGACGGTGGGGTGCTCTATGTAAATAAGGAAGAGGCCCTTGCTGTTGTGCTGCAGGAGAGTCAGTTCGTCACGGCCGAGCTGGACATCGCCCGGCCGGGAGAAAGCGTGCGCATCATCCCTGTGAAGGACGTGATCGAGCCGCGCGTGAAGATGGACGGCAACGGGTATTTTCCGGGCTATTGCGCACCCATGTCCAGAGCGGGAGAAGGCGCTACCCTGGTGCTTGACGGCGCAGCGGTAGTGACTTGCGGTCCTATCGTGGCCTTTCAGGAAGGTATGATTGATATGTCCGGCCCTGTGGCGGAGTACACGCCGTTTTCGAAAACCATCAACATTGTCATGAATGTTGAACCCGTGGAAGGCATTGACCCGCACGAATATGAAGAGGCCCTTCGTAAAACCGGGCTGCGGCTCAGCGTATACCTGGCCAAGGAGTGCCTGGGCACAAAGGCTGACTCCATAGAAGTGTATGAAAAGCACTCTGTGGTTGAAGAGAGCGCCAAATATCCCGACTTGCCCAAGGTCCTGTATATATGCATGTCCATCACGCAAGGCCTGCTTCATGACACGTACGTGTATGCCTCGGATTTGCGCCCCTCCCTGCCGACCCTGCTGCATCCCAACGAAGTCCTGGACGGTGCCGTGGTGTCCGGCAACTGCGTGTCCGCGTGCGACAAAAATACCACCTATCATCATGTTCACAACCCGGTAGTCACCGAGCTGTATGCGCGGCACGGCAAGGAAATCAACTTCCTTGGCATGGTGCCTGCCGTTGAAAGCACCATTCTTGCGGGTAAGCAGCGCGCGGCAATGATGAACCTGACCCTGTCCAAGGAACTCGGCGCTAACGCGGTGATCATCACCGAAGAGGGCTACGGCAACCCTGACACGGATTTTTGCCTTAATGCCAAGCTGCATGAAGATGCGGGCATCGTGGCCATTGTCATTTCCGACGAGGCCGCCGGCATCGACGGCAAGAGTCAGAGCACTGCGGACGCCACCCCCGAACTTGTGTCCTTTGTATCGACCGGCAACGTCAATGAAATGCTTGAAGTGCCCAGCATGCAGAAAGTTATCGGCGACGCCCGGGCCATAGCCAATCTTTCCGGCGGCGCCGCTGAGAGCCTGCGCCCGGACGGCTCTATGTACATCGAGCTGCAGGCCATCATTGCCTCCACTTGCGAAATCGGATTCAGCCGCAACAGTTGCGAGTGGATATAG
- a CDS encoding glycine/betaine/sarcosine/D-proline family reductase selenoprotein B, whose translation MQYRIVHYINQFYAGKGGEDKADHKPESVPSPVGPGSEITRLLKEAGGEGEIVGTVICGDSYYGENIEEARATCLALIEAFKPDLLIAGPAFNAGRYGVACGDIASAAGEKLGIPTVTSMFKENPGLELYGKGCYVVPSSESARSMRKDLAAMTELGLKLVKKIPMGPAREEGYFSRGIRKCFFKEKTGAARAVDMMLARLRGEEFHTEYEMPVFKKIPPALPVRDIKNATIAIISSGGVVPVGNPDHIRVSSADSFGSYSIAGINDLTPENYESIHGGYDRAMAAIDPDCIVPVDELRKLEKEGAFKKLHDFFYTTTGTGTSVNNAEKFGQEIGEILRNAEVDAAILTSTUGTCTRCGASMTREIERVANIPVVQIATIVPIMLTVGTNRVVPGVAIPHPVGDPRKGPEIDHTLRRNLLLKALDAMQTEIQEQTIFE comes from the coding sequence ATGCAATACAGAATAGTGCATTACATAAATCAGTTTTACGCGGGCAAGGGTGGCGAAGACAAGGCAGACCACAAGCCTGAGTCCGTCCCCAGCCCCGTGGGCCCGGGATCTGAAATTACCCGCTTGCTCAAGGAGGCCGGAGGCGAGGGCGAAATCGTCGGCACAGTGATTTGCGGTGACTCATACTACGGTGAAAATATTGAAGAAGCGCGCGCGACCTGCCTTGCGTTGATTGAAGCGTTCAAGCCCGATCTGCTCATTGCCGGCCCTGCGTTTAACGCAGGCAGGTACGGTGTGGCCTGCGGCGACATCGCTTCAGCAGCCGGAGAAAAATTAGGCATTCCCACGGTTACGAGCATGTTCAAGGAAAATCCCGGGTTGGAGCTTTACGGCAAGGGTTGCTATGTCGTGCCCAGTTCAGAAAGCGCCCGCTCCATGAGAAAAGACCTTGCGGCCATGACCGAACTCGGCCTTAAGCTGGTGAAAAAAATTCCCATGGGGCCGGCTCGTGAAGAGGGCTACTTCTCCCGGGGCATCCGCAAGTGCTTTTTCAAGGAAAAGACAGGCGCGGCCAGAGCTGTCGATATGATGCTGGCCCGTTTGAGAGGCGAGGAGTTTCATACCGAATACGAAATGCCGGTATTCAAGAAAATTCCGCCTGCACTGCCTGTCAGGGACATAAAGAACGCAACCATCGCCATCATCAGTTCCGGCGGCGTGGTGCCCGTAGGCAATCCGGATCATATCCGCGTGTCGTCCGCCGACAGTTTCGGCTCATACAGTATTGCTGGCATCAATGATCTCACGCCGGAAAATTATGAATCCATCCATGGCGGATATGACAGGGCCATGGCCGCCATAGACCCGGACTGCATCGTGCCTGTGGATGAACTGCGCAAATTGGAAAAAGAAGGCGCGTTCAAGAAGCTGCACGATTTTTTCTATACCACCACAGGTACGGGCACCAGCGTGAACAACGCTGAAAAGTTCGGCCAGGAAATCGGCGAGATTCTGCGCAATGCGGAGGTGGATGCGGCCATCCTCACATCTACGTGAGGAACGTGCACTCGATGCGGTGCATCGATGACGCGTGAAATAGAACGTGTGGCGAATATTCCTGTGGTGCAGATAGCGACAATTGTCCCCATCATGCTCACTGTGGGCACCAACAGAGTCGTGCCGGGCGTGGCCATTCCTCACCCCGTGGGGGACCCCCGCAAAGGGCCGGAAATTGATCATACGCTGCGACGCAACCTGTTATTGAAGGCGCTTGACGCCATGCAGACCGAAATCCAAGAGCAGACCATCTTTGAATAG
- the trxB gene encoding thioredoxin-disulfide reductase: MEKRELVIIGAGPAGLSAAIYGKRAGLDTLVLEKGRPGGQILTTSRVENYPGIIDGTGTGLADAFRAHAEFFKAEFRSASVQKLEVRGDQKIITLKDGSEIAAGAVIVATGAYFRKQGCPGEKKYTGMGVSYCAVCDAAFFEDLEVAVIGGGNTAVEEACYLTGFASKVYIVHRRDEFRADRLVVEHAMANPKIVPVMDSVLESIEGSDMVEKIVVRNVKTEEKREIPLSGVFIFIGTLPNAEYLHGLLQTDPAGWIITDSKLQTSVPGIFATGDVRDTSLRQVVTAAGDGARAAMAAYAYLQH; encoded by the coding sequence ATGGAAAAACGTGAACTGGTCATCATCGGCGCAGGCCCGGCGGGGCTTTCCGCCGCCATCTACGGCAAGCGCGCCGGTCTTGACACTCTTGTGCTGGAAAAAGGCCGCCCCGGCGGGCAGATACTGACCACCAGCAGGGTGGAAAACTATCCCGGCATCATCGACGGCACGGGTACGGGTCTGGCCGACGCCTTTCGCGCCCATGCGGAATTTTTCAAGGCCGAGTTCCGTTCGGCTTCGGTGCAGAAGCTCGAAGTGCGCGGCGACCAGAAGATCATAACTCTCAAGGACGGCAGCGAAATCGCCGCCGGGGCCGTCATCGTGGCCACCGGGGCCTATTTTCGCAAGCAGGGCTGCCCCGGCGAAAAGAAATATACGGGCATGGGCGTTTCCTACTGCGCCGTGTGCGACGCCGCCTTTTTTGAAGACCTTGAAGTAGCCGTCATTGGCGGGGGCAACACCGCCGTTGAAGAAGCCTGCTACCTCACGGGCTTTGCCTCCAAGGTCTACATTGTCCACCGCCGCGACGAGTTCCGGGCCGACAGGCTGGTGGTGGAACACGCCATGGCCAACCCCAAGATCGTGCCCGTCATGGACAGCGTGCTGGAATCCATTGAAGGCAGCGACATGGTGGAAAAAATCGTGGTGCGCAATGTGAAAACCGAAGAAAAACGCGAAATTCCGCTGAGCGGCGTGTTCATCTTCATTGGCACCCTGCCCAATGCCGAATACCTGCACGGCCTGCTGCAAACCGACCCCGCTGGCTGGATCATTACCGACAGCAAGTTGCAGACCTCGGTACCCGGCATCTTTGCCACTGGCGACGTGCGCGACACCTCGCTGCGGCAGGTGGTGACGGCGGCGGGCGACGGGGCGCGGGCCGCCATGGCGGCATACGCGTATCTACAACACTAA